A window of Stigmatella erecta genomic DNA:
CACCAGCGCCAGGCTCGTCGGGATGGGCGTCCCCTCGAAGTAGCGCACCTTGCCCGTGCCATCGGAGAGCTGGGCCGCGGTGACGTTGAAGCGCGCCAGCCGGCTGATGCCACACGCCACGAAGTAGAGCAGCACCGCGACATCCAGCGCGCCGCGCATCCCCACGGCGAACGCCAGGGCCGCAGGCGCCATGCCGAAGGAGATGACGTCCGCCAGGGAGTCCAGGTCCGCCCCCAGGGGCGAGGACTTGAAGCGCCAGCGGGCGATCCGCCCATCCAGCGCATCGAGCACGAACGCCAGCGGCATCAGCGCGAACGCCACCCAGAGC
This region includes:
- the pssA gene encoding CDP-diacylglycerol--serine O-phosphatidyltransferase, whose product is MTTESHEKQKGRHFSMIRTFVLADFVTLGNGFSGAGAILSAMQYLATGETRWLWVAFALMPLAFVLDALDGRIARWRFKSSPLGADLDSLADVISFGMAPAALAFAVGMRGALDVAVLLYFVACGISRLARFNVTAAQLSDGTGKVRYFEGTPIPTSLALVGVLAVATWKGRLGPGEGLLGGVWEVGAFSLHPLVLLYLVSGSAMISKTLRIPKF